One window of Medicago truncatula cultivar Jemalong A17 chromosome 2, MtrunA17r5.0-ANR, whole genome shotgun sequence genomic DNA carries:
- the LOC25480088 gene encoding uncharacterized protein produces the protein MSKIFREYIGVKPFSTNLRDFPVEIIKTNISEFHFILGFATEEYDAQNKGTGVFKETWNTRAFGPEAVRNLKGNNPNVKVVISIGGNDTVKTPFNPVEETIWITRAVSSLKVIIQKYKDQTGNIIDGIDINYLNVFHTTNDTGKLRFARCIGEVITQLKNDNYLRIKIVSIAPSETNEIHYRNLFWQNEANINWVNYQFYNQSKAVSTLDDFLKLYDQVSRNYKPSIVLPGVSTDKLHIEPVDKMPREHFIAGCRHLLQIASLPGVFLWNADDSTIPLPNENKPFVLEDILQSLLIG, from the coding sequence ATGTCTAAAATCTTCAGGGAATACATTGGTGTGAAACCATTCTCAACAAATTTAAGGGATTTTCCAGTTGAAATAATCAAAACCAATATCTCAGAATTCCACTTCATTTTGGGATTTGCCACTGAGGAGTATGACGCTCAAAATAAAGGCACAGGAGTTTTCAAGGAAACTTGGAATACTAGAGCATTCGGTCCAGAAGCAGTGAGAAATTTGAAGGGAAATAATCCAAATGTGAAGGTGGTAATAAGCATTGGAGGTAATGACACCGTTAAAACTCCATTCAATCCTGTTGAGGAAACTATCTGGATTACGCGGGCTGTGTCTTCACTCAAAGTGATCATCCAAAAATACAAGGATCAAACCGGCAACATAATTGATGGCATTGACATTAATTATCTTAACGTCTTCCATACTACAAATGACACAGGTAAGCTTCGTTTTGCCAGGTGCATAGGGGAAGTTATAACTCAACTTAAGAATGATAATTATCTACGCATCAAGATCGTGTCCATTGCTCCATCCGAGACCAATGAAATCCACTACCGCAACTTGTTTTGGCAAAATGAGGCCAATATAAATTGGGTTAACTACCAGTTCTACAACCAATCTAAAGCTGTATCCACACTTGACGACTTTCTAAAACTCTATGACCAGGTATCAAGAAACTACAAACCTAGTATAGTCCTTCCAGGAGTTAGCACCGACAAGCTTCACATTGAGCCTGTAGACAAGATGCCAAGGGAGCACTTCATTGCTGGCTGCAGACATCTCCTCCAGATAGCATCACTCCCTGGTGTTTTTCTTTGGAACGCTGATGACTCTACAATTCCTCTACCCAATGAGAATAAACCTTTCGTTTTAGAGGATATTTTGCAAAGCCTCCTCATAGGTTAA